A genomic window from Camelina sativa cultivar DH55 chromosome 2, Cs, whole genome shotgun sequence includes:
- the LOC104718125 gene encoding uncharacterized protein LOC104718125 — MASILVCTTRLSPISYRRLEYVSYHTFKQALAAFEMALQHNPKNTEVSRKIKRLGQLQKDKQRAQELETLRSNVDMAKHLESFKSEMSDTYGTEDCWKEMFSFIVETMETAVKS; from the exons ATGGCTTCGATTCTTGTATGCACGACTCGCCTTTCGCCCATTTCTTATCGCCG GTTGGAGTATGTGAGCTACCACACCTTTAAGCAA GCTTTGGCTGCATTTGAAATGGCTCTGCAGCACAACCCAAAGAACACAGAAGTTTCTAGAAAGATCAAGAGGCTCGGTCAGTTGCAGAAAGACAAACAGAGAGCTCAAGAACTCGAGACTCTGAGATCTAATGTTGACATGGCCAAGCATCTTGAAAGTTTTAAATCTGAAATG TCTGATACCTATGGAACTGAAGACTGTTGGAAAGagatgttttcttttattgttgagACAATGGAAACAGCTGTGAAGTCGTGA
- the LOC104718115 gene encoding phospholipase D gamma 1 has protein sequence MAYHPVYTETMSMGGGSSHGFGQQFVPFATSSGSLRVELLHGNLDIWVKEAKHLPNMDGFHNRLGGMLSGLGRRNSTKVEGEKSSKITSDPYVTVSISGAVIGRTFVISNSENPVWMQHFDVPVAHSAAEVHFVVKDSDIIGSQIMGAVGIPTEQLCSGNRIEGLFPILNSSGKPCKAGAVLGLSIQYTPMERMRLYQMGVGFGNDCVGVPGTYFPLRKGGRVTLYQDAHVDDGTLPSVHLDGGIQYRHGKCWEDMADAIRQARRLIYITGWSVFHPVRLVRENNDPTKGTLGDLLKDKSQEGVRVLVLVWDDPTSRSLLGFKTQGVMNTSDEETRRFFKHSSVQVLLCPRSGGKGHSFIKKSEVGTIYTHHQKTVIVDADAAQNRRKIVAFVGGLDLCNGRFDTPKHSLFRTLKTLHKDDFHNPNFVTTADDGPREPWHDLHSKIDGPAAYDVLANFEERWLKASKPRGIGKLRSSSDDSLLRIDRIPDIMGLSEASSVNDNDPESWHVQIFRSIDSSSVKGFPKDPKEATGRNLLCGKNILIDMSIHAAYVKAIRSAQHFIYIENQYFLGSSFNWDSNKDLGANNLIPMEIALKIANKIRAREKFAAYIVIPMWPEGAPTSNPIQRILYWQHKTMQMMYQTIHKALVEVGLDGQLEPQDFLNFFCLGTREVSDGTVSVYNSPRTPPQPNANANASQVQALKSRRFMIYVHSKGMVVDDEFVLIGSANINQRSLEGTRDTEIAMGGYQPHHSWAMKGSRPRGQIFGYRMSLWAEHLGFLEQGFEEPENMECVRRVRQLSELNWRQYAAEEVTEMQGHLLKYPVHVDRTGKVSSLPGCETFPDLGGKVIGSFLALQENLTI, from the exons ATGGCGTATCATCCGGTTTATACTGAGACGATGTCAATGGGAGGAGGGTCAAGCCACGGGTTTGGCCAGCAATTCGTGCCTTTTGCTACGAGTAGTGGCTCTTTGAGGGTTGAGTTGTTACATGGTAACTTAGACATTTGGGTTAAGGAAGCTAAACATCTTCCTAACATGGATGGTTTCCATAACAGACTTGGTGGGATGTTATCTGGGTTGGGAAGGAGGAACAGTACTAAAGTGGAAGGTGAGAAGTCTTCAAAGATCACAAGTGATCCTTATGTCACTGTCTCTATCTCTGGTGCTGTCATTGGTAGAACTTTCGTGATTAGCAACAGTGAGAATCCTGTTTGGATGCAGCATTTTGATGTACCCGTGGCTCATAGTGCTGCTGAAGTGCATTTTGTGGTGAAAGATAGTGATATTATTGGTTCACAGATCATGGGAGCTGTTGGTATCCCTACTGAGCAGTTGTGTTCAGGGAATAGAATCGAAGGGCTGTTTCCTATACTTAACAGTAGTGGGAAGCCTTGTAAAGCTGGTGCTGTGTTGGGTTTGTCTATTCAGTACACTCCTATGGAAAGAATGAGACTTTACCAAATGGGTGTTGGTTTTGGTAATGACTGTGTTGGAGTTCCTGGAACATACTTCCCTTTGAGGAAAGGTGGTAGGGTTACTCTGTATCAGGATGCTCATGTTGATGACGGTACTCTTCCGAGTGTACATCTCGATGGTGGGATTCAGTATAGACATGGAAAGTGCTGGGAGGATATGGCTGATGCAATAAGACAGGCAAGGAGGTTGATTTATATCACAGGTTGGTCAGTTTTCCATCCGGTTAGGCTGGTTCGTGAGAACAATGATCCGACCAAAGGTACACTAGGGGATTTGCTTAAAGACAAATCTCAAGAAGGTGTTAGAGTGTTGGTTTTGGTGTGGGATGATCCAACTTCAAGGAGCCTTCTGGGATTCAAAACA CAAGGAGTTATGAACACTAGCGATGAGGAGACTCGCCGTTTTTTCAAGCATTCGTCCGTGCAGGTTCTCCTTTGTCCCAGATCTGGGGGGAAAGGTCACAGCTtcataaaaaaatct GAAGTCGGAACAATCTACACCCATCATCAAAAAACTGTGATTGTAGATGCTGATGCAGCTCAGAACAGAAGAAAGATCGTAGCATTTGTTGGAGGGCTAGATTTGTGCAACGGACGATTTGATACTCCCAAGCATTCTCTCTTCAGGACATTAAAGACACTCCATAAAGATGACTTCCATAACCCAAATTTTGTG ACTACTGCGGATGATGGACCAAGAGAACCATGGCATGATCTTCACAGCAAGATTGACGGTCCAGCTGCATATGATGTGCTTGCTAATTTTGAGGAACGCTGGCTAAAAGCTTCTAAACCTCGCGGAATTGGGAAGCTAAGATCGTCTTCTGATGATTCTTTGCTTAGGATAGACAGAATTCCCGACATCATGGGACTTTCTGAAGCTTCTTCTGTTAATGATAATGATCCAGAGTCTTGGCATGTTCAG ATTTTCCGTTCAATTGATTCAAGTTCGGTCAAAGGGTTTCCGAAGGATCCAAAGGAAGCTACTGGAAGA AATCTTCTTTGTGGGAAGAATATTCTCATAGATATGAGCATACACGCAGCTTATGTTAAGGCTATACGGTCAGCTCAGCACTTCATCTACATTGAGAACCAATATTTTCTTGGATCATCATTCAACTGGGATTCGAACAAGGACTTGG GTGCTAATAATCTTATCCCGATGGAAATCGCACTTAAGATTGCTAATAAGATTAGAGCAAGGGAGAAGTTTGCTGCTTATATTGTCATTCCAATGTGGCCTGAAGGTGCTCCAACAAGTAACCCTATTCAGAGAATTCTCTACTGGCAG cacaaaacaatgcaaatgaTGTATCAAACCATCCACAAGGCACTTGTTGAAGTTGGTCTTGATGGCCAGCTTGAGCCACAAGACTTTTTGAACTTTTTCTGTCTTGGAACCAGAGAGGTCTCTGATGGAACAGTTAGCGTATATAATAGTCCACGGACTCCACCTCAgccaaatgcaaatgcaaatgcTTCACAG GTGCAAGCTTTGAAGAGTCGGAGATTCATGATATATGTTCATTCCAAAGGTATGGTGGTGGATGATGAATTTGTCTTAATTGGTTCTGCGAATATCAACCAGAGATCCTTGGAAGGAACTAGAGACACTGAAATCGCCATGGGAGGGTATCAGCCTCACCATTCATGGGCTATGAAAGGTTCTCGTCCTCGTGGTCAG ATTTTTGGATATAGAATGTCGTTATGGGCAGAACATCTAGGGTTTCTAGAGCAAGGTTTCGAGGAACCAGAGAACATGGAATGCGTAAGACGAGTAAGGCAATTGAGTGAGCTCAATTGGAGACAGTATGCAGCAGAGGAGGTAACAGAGATGCAAGGTCATCTTCTCAAGTATCCAGTACACGTTGATAGAACAGGCAAAGTGAGTTCTCTTCCTGGATGCGAGACATTCCCAGATCTCGGTGGCAAGGTCATAGGCTCGTTCCTTGCGCTCCAAGAAAATCTCACCATCTAA
- the LOC104748770 gene encoding SPX domain-containing membrane protein At4g11810-like isoform X1, which translates to MLDHQIEKIALFMLEQQGLLSSRLQKLREWHDALQDEPDISQISKLREAYRSVGQDLLKLLLFIDMNAIGIRKILKKFDKRFGYRFTNYYVKTRADHPYSQLQQVFKHVGLGAVVGAISRNLHELQYNEGSYLSIYDHPVVPLQDPVVDSIKNAVDRLTNSTNFLNFMAQHALIMQDEDLLIPQDEQADQEEGRYHFMSLMLNLGNTFLYMVNTYIIVPTADDYSMSLGAAATVCGVVIGAMAVAQLFSSVYFSAWSNKSYFKPLIFSSIVLFFGNLLYALAYDFNSLALLLIGRLFCGFGSARAVNRRYISDCVPLKIRMQASAGFVSASALGMACGPALAGLLQTDFKIKSLTFNQDTLPGWVMAVAWLLYLVWLAISFREPVREPEEIHTSQESNSADQDGSMEKGLKKPLLLASEETEHDEEDDGDGSEESSEDSRKPANSIVAAYKLLTPSVKVQLLIYFMLKYAMEILLSESSVVTTYYFGWSMSSVSIFLFCLGLTVLPVNLVVGSYISNMFEDRQILLASEIMVCVGILLSFHVVIPYTVPQYVISGFIMFVSAEVLEGVNLSLLSRVMSSRLSRGTYNGGLLSTEAGTIARVIADGTITLAGFLGQSMLLNVTLLPSLIICVGSIVATCFTYNSLY; encoded by the exons ATGTTGGATCAtcag ATCGAGAAAATCGCTCTTTTCATGTTGGAGCAACAAGGTTTGCTTTCAAGTAGGTTACAGAAACTAAGGGAATGGCATGATGCACTTCAAGATGAGCCTGACATATCTCAGATATCTAAGTTAAGAGAGGCTTATAGATCCGTGGGACAAGATCTTCTAAAGCTTTTGTTATTCATCGATATGAATGCTATTGGTATCCGCAAAATACTGAAGAAGTTCGATAAAAGATTTGGTTATAGATTCACAAACTATTATGTCAAGACTCGTGCTGATCATCCTTATTCTCAACTTCAACAAGTGTTTAAACATGTG GGTCTTGGAGCTGTTGTTGGAGCCATTTCGCGCAATCTTCATGAGCTTCAATACAATGAAGGAAGCTACTTATCCATTTATGACCATCCTGTTGTTCCTCTTcag GATCCTGTGGTGGATTCAATTAAGAATGCGGTGGACAGGCTAACAAATTCAACAAACTTCCTTAATTTCATGGCTCAACATGCTCTAATCATGCAAGACGAAGACCTACTGATTCCCCAAGACGAGCAAGCGGATCAAGAAGAAGGGAGATACCACTTCATGTCTCTCATGCTAAACTTGGGGAACACGTTTCTTTATATGGTCAATACATATATCATTGTTCCTACAGCTGATGACTACTCCATGAGCCTTGGAGCAGCAGCAACGGTTTGTGGTGTTGTGATTGGTGCTATGGCAGTTGCTCAGCTCTTCTCTTCGGTTTACTTCAGCGCCTGGTCCAATAAATCTTACTTCAAACCGCTTATTTTCAGTAGTATAGTTCTTTTCTTTGGGAACCTCTTATATGCTTTAGCTTATGACTTCAATTCATTAGCACTTCTTTTGATTGGCCGACTTTTCTGTGG ATTTGGTTCGGCGAGAGCTGTGAACAGGAGATATATAAGCGACTGTGTGCCTTTGAAAATCAGAATGCAGGCTTCAGCGGGTTTTGTTAGTGCAAGTGCTCTAGGAATGGCTTGTGGTCCAGCTCTTGCTGGTTTGTTGCAAACTGATTTCAAGATCAAAAGTCTTACGTTTAACCAGGATACATTACCTGGTTGGGTTATGGCTGTTGCTTGGCTATTGTACTTAGTCTGGTTAGCTATTTCGTTTCGGGAACCGGTACGTGAGCCTGAAGAGATTCATACTTCACAAGAGTCTAACTCCG CTGATCAAGATGGAAGTATGGAGAAAGGTCTTAAAAAGCCGCTTTTGCTTGCAtctgaagaaacagaacatgatgaagaagatgatggcgATGGAAGCGAAGAATCTTCTGAGGATTCGCGTAAACCCGCTAACTCCATTGTAGCTGCTTACAAACTACTCACTCCTTCAGTTAAG GTTCAATTGTTGATATACTTCATGCTTAAGTATGCGATGGAGATTCTACTATCAGAATCAAGTGTAGTTACCACATACTACTTCGGTTGGTCCATGAGTTCtgtttccatcttcttgttctGTCTTGGTTTAACCGTTCTACCGGTTAACCTCGTTGTTGGGAGCTATATCAGCAACATGTTTGAAGATCG GCAAATTCTGTTGGCGTCAGAAATTATGGTTTGTGTTGGAATACTTCTGAGCTTCCATGTAGTGATCCCTTACACTGTGCCACAATACGTTATCTCAGGATTTATCATGTTTGTTTCTGCTGAAGTTCTTGAAG GTGTGAACTTATCGTTACTATCGAGAGTGATGTCATCGAGGCTGTCACGTGGGACTTACAACGGAGGGTTGTTGTCGACTGAAGCTGGAACGATCGCACGTGTGATAGCTGATGGGACGATCACTTTGGCTGGTTTCTTGGGACAGAGTATGCTTTTGAATGTTACTCTGCTTCCTTCTTTGATCATCTGTGTTGGGTCTATCGTAGCTACTTGTTTTACTTATAACTCCTTGTATTAG
- the LOC104748770 gene encoding SPX domain-containing membrane protein At4g11810-like isoform X2: MLDHQIEKIALFMLEQQGLLSSRLQKLREWHDALQDEPDISQISKLREAYRSVGQDLLKLLLFIDMNAIGIRKILKKFDKRFGYRFTNYYVKTRADHPYSQLQQVFKHVGLGAVVGAISRNLHELQYNEGSYLSIYDHPVVPLQDPVVDSIKNAVDRLTNSTNFLNFMAQHALIMQDEDLLIPQDEQADQEEGRYHFMSLMLNLGNTFLYMVNTYIIVPTADDYSMSLGAAATVCGVVIGAMAVAQLFSSVYFSAWSNKSYFKPLIFSSIVLFFGNLLYALAYDFNSLALLLIGRLFCGFGSARAVNRRYISDCVPLKIRMQASAGFVSASALGMACGPALAGLLQTDFKIKSLTFNQDTLPGWVMAVAWLLYLVWLAISFREPVREPEEIHTSQESNSDGSMEKGLKKPLLLASEETEHDEEDDGDGSEESSEDSRKPANSIVAAYKLLTPSVKVQLLIYFMLKYAMEILLSESSVVTTYYFGWSMSSVSIFLFCLGLTVLPVNLVVGSYISNMFEDRQILLASEIMVCVGILLSFHVVIPYTVPQYVISGFIMFVSAEVLEGVNLSLLSRVMSSRLSRGTYNGGLLSTEAGTIARVIADGTITLAGFLGQSMLLNVTLLPSLIICVGSIVATCFTYNSLY, translated from the exons ATGTTGGATCAtcag ATCGAGAAAATCGCTCTTTTCATGTTGGAGCAACAAGGTTTGCTTTCAAGTAGGTTACAGAAACTAAGGGAATGGCATGATGCACTTCAAGATGAGCCTGACATATCTCAGATATCTAAGTTAAGAGAGGCTTATAGATCCGTGGGACAAGATCTTCTAAAGCTTTTGTTATTCATCGATATGAATGCTATTGGTATCCGCAAAATACTGAAGAAGTTCGATAAAAGATTTGGTTATAGATTCACAAACTATTATGTCAAGACTCGTGCTGATCATCCTTATTCTCAACTTCAACAAGTGTTTAAACATGTG GGTCTTGGAGCTGTTGTTGGAGCCATTTCGCGCAATCTTCATGAGCTTCAATACAATGAAGGAAGCTACTTATCCATTTATGACCATCCTGTTGTTCCTCTTcag GATCCTGTGGTGGATTCAATTAAGAATGCGGTGGACAGGCTAACAAATTCAACAAACTTCCTTAATTTCATGGCTCAACATGCTCTAATCATGCAAGACGAAGACCTACTGATTCCCCAAGACGAGCAAGCGGATCAAGAAGAAGGGAGATACCACTTCATGTCTCTCATGCTAAACTTGGGGAACACGTTTCTTTATATGGTCAATACATATATCATTGTTCCTACAGCTGATGACTACTCCATGAGCCTTGGAGCAGCAGCAACGGTTTGTGGTGTTGTGATTGGTGCTATGGCAGTTGCTCAGCTCTTCTCTTCGGTTTACTTCAGCGCCTGGTCCAATAAATCTTACTTCAAACCGCTTATTTTCAGTAGTATAGTTCTTTTCTTTGGGAACCTCTTATATGCTTTAGCTTATGACTTCAATTCATTAGCACTTCTTTTGATTGGCCGACTTTTCTGTGG ATTTGGTTCGGCGAGAGCTGTGAACAGGAGATATATAAGCGACTGTGTGCCTTTGAAAATCAGAATGCAGGCTTCAGCGGGTTTTGTTAGTGCAAGTGCTCTAGGAATGGCTTGTGGTCCAGCTCTTGCTGGTTTGTTGCAAACTGATTTCAAGATCAAAAGTCTTACGTTTAACCAGGATACATTACCTGGTTGGGTTATGGCTGTTGCTTGGCTATTGTACTTAGTCTGGTTAGCTATTTCGTTTCGGGAACCGGTACGTGAGCCTGAAGAGATTCATACTTCACAAGAGTCTAACTCCG ATGGAAGTATGGAGAAAGGTCTTAAAAAGCCGCTTTTGCTTGCAtctgaagaaacagaacatgatgaagaagatgatggcgATGGAAGCGAAGAATCTTCTGAGGATTCGCGTAAACCCGCTAACTCCATTGTAGCTGCTTACAAACTACTCACTCCTTCAGTTAAG GTTCAATTGTTGATATACTTCATGCTTAAGTATGCGATGGAGATTCTACTATCAGAATCAAGTGTAGTTACCACATACTACTTCGGTTGGTCCATGAGTTCtgtttccatcttcttgttctGTCTTGGTTTAACCGTTCTACCGGTTAACCTCGTTGTTGGGAGCTATATCAGCAACATGTTTGAAGATCG GCAAATTCTGTTGGCGTCAGAAATTATGGTTTGTGTTGGAATACTTCTGAGCTTCCATGTAGTGATCCCTTACACTGTGCCACAATACGTTATCTCAGGATTTATCATGTTTGTTTCTGCTGAAGTTCTTGAAG GTGTGAACTTATCGTTACTATCGAGAGTGATGTCATCGAGGCTGTCACGTGGGACTTACAACGGAGGGTTGTTGTCGACTGAAGCTGGAACGATCGCACGTGTGATAGCTGATGGGACGATCACTTTGGCTGGTTTCTTGGGACAGAGTATGCTTTTGAATGTTACTCTGCTTCCTTCTTTGATCATCTGTGTTGGGTCTATCGTAGCTACTTGTTTTACTTATAACTCCTTGTATTAG
- the LOC104718134 gene encoding hydroxymethylglutaryl-CoA synthase: MAKNVGILAMDIYFPPTCVQQEALEAHDGASKGKYTIGLGQDCLAFCTELEDVISMSFNAVTSLFDKYEIDPKQIGRLEVGSETVIDKSKSIKTFLMQLFEKCGNSDVEGVDSTNACYGGTAALLNCVNWVESNSWDGRYGLVICTDSAVYAEGPARPTGGAAAIAMLIGPDAPIVFESKLRGSHMAHVYDFYKPNLASEYPVVDGKLSQTCYLMALDSCYKHLCNKFEKIEGKEFSINDADYFVFHSPYNKLVQKSFARLLYNDFLRNASSIDEAAKEKFTPYSSLSLDESYQSRDLEKVSQQLAKSFYDAKVQPTTLIPKEVGNMYTASLYAAFASLIHNKHNDLVGKRVVMFSYGSGSTATMFSLRLCENQSPFSVSNIASVMDVGGKLKARHEYAPEKFVETMKLMEHRYGAKDFVTSKEGIIDLLAPGTYYLKEVDSLYRRFYGKKGDDGSIANGH; this comes from the exons ATGGCGAAGAACGTTGGGATTTTGGCTATGGATATCTATTTCCCTCCCACCTGTGTTCAACAg GAAGCGTTGGAAGCTCATGATGGAGCAAGCAAAGGGAAATACACTATTGGACTTGGTCAAGATTGCTTAGCTTTTTGCACTGAGCTTGAAGATGTCATCTCTATgag tttcaatGCGGTGACATCACTTTTTGACAAGTATGAGATTGATCCGAAGCAAATTGGGCGTCTTGAAGTAGGAAGTGAGACTGTCATTGACAAAAGCAAGTCTATCAAAACCTTCTTGATGCAGCTCTTTGAG AAATGTGGAAACAGTGATGTTGAAGGTGTTGACTCGACCAATGCATGCTATGGTGGAACTGCAGCTTTGTTAAACTGTGTCAATTGGGTTGAGAGTAACTCATGGGATGGACGTTATGGCCTTGTCATTTGTACTGACAGCGCG GTGTATGCAGAAGGACCTGCAAGACCCACTGGAGGAGCAGCTGCGATTGCTATGTTGATAGGACCTGATGCTCCTATTGTTTTCGAAAGCAAATTGAGAGGAAGCCACATGGCTCATGTCTATGACTTTTACAAGCCTAATCTTGCTAGCGAGTACCCG GTTGTTGATGGTAAGCTTTCACAGACTTGCTACCTTATGGCTCTTGATTCTTGCTATAAACATTTATGCAACAA GTTTGAGAAAATTGAGGGAAAAGAGTTCTCAATCAATGATGCTGATTACTTTGTTTTCCATTCTCCATACAATAAA CTTGTACAGAAAAGCTTTGCTCGTCTCTTGTACAATGACTTCTTGAGAAACGCAAG CTCCATTGACGAAGCTGCCAAAGAAAAGTTCACCCCTTATTCATCTTTGTCCCTTGACGAGAGTTACCAAAGCCGTGATCTTGAAAag GTGTCACAACAACTTGCAAAATCATTTTATGATGCTAAAGTGCAACCAACGACTTTAATACCAAAGGAAGTTGGTAACATGTACACCGCTTCACTCTACGCTGCATTTGCCTCCCTCATCCACAATAAACACAATGATTTG GTGGGAAAGCGGGTGGTTATGTTCTCATATGGAAGTGGTTCAACCGCAACAATGTTCTCATTACGCCTCTGCGAGAACCAGTCCCCTTTCAGCGTTTCAAACATCGCATCTGTAATGGATGTGGGCGGTAAATTGAAGGCTAGACATGAG TATGCACCAGAGAAATTTGTGGAGACAATGAAGCTAATGGAACATAGGTATGGAGCAAAGGACTTTGTGACAAGTAAGGAGGGTATTATAGACCTTTTGGCTCCGGGAACTTATTATCTGAAAGAGGTTGATTCCTTGTACCGGAGATTCTATGGCAAGAAAGGTGACGATGGATCCATAGCCAATGGACACTGA
- the LOC104718107 gene encoding ubiquitin carboxyl-terminal hydrolase MINDY-1-like — protein sequence MATASSSSPPPPSDSPSEETQTNQEAMIQQDVPKETTTTTTTEEEEVLYKTKSIQFLGRTTPIILQNENGPCPLLAICNVLLLRNNLNLNPDCYEVSQERLMSLVVDRLIDSNSKVNNKDEGYIENQQQNIADAIDLLPRLTTGIDVNIKFRRIDDFEFTPECAIFDLLDIPLYHGWIVDPQDVEAANAIGSKSYNALMGELVALETQNVEARGDQNPGEDSVDFAAATTAALGVPSPCLLKTRSFDESPPAAAELHRMRKGDLEEETELLQALQLSQGQGNDSAPNTHEYSTNQDSAFTFSDASPTSTHCTNISQLEQFKSDDDKASENDRNMIKVGEFQPSITTKSEDHNHVQLSSKEPECEAAFDVENVSSSKGAIVDATSSEGLSVDKANMESTKMEQSSESLLKSDAASIGPDISCTSHHDDVPNAFTSPVSTDEPMYEGEECVNTVAPVCADKEPVYEGESLLGKRVGKNVGDCSSEGRAMDGLSAKEGELIRNFMKNSASQLTFCGLFRLQEGLKERELCVFFRNNHFCTMFKYEGELYLLATDQGYLNQPDLVWEKLNEVNGDTAFMTATFKDFKVDSSTGGASGTWDERNAVTNTADYLASINNVADTDIDVNSDLQLAIALQQQEFEDQSPRSNPTPQPTGVASSRLVTGPQVPRSSHRPSSAASSRHDGKSPKDKDSKCRVM from the exons atggcgaccgcttcatcgtcttctcctcctccgccgtcaGACTCGCCGAGCGAAGAGACGCAGACGAATCAAGAAGCGATGATACAACAAGATGTGCCAAAGGAAACTACTACTACCACCactacggaggaggaggaggttttGTATAAGACGAAATCGATTCAGTTCCTTGGACGAACCACTCCTATCATCCTCCAAAACGAAAATGGACCTTGTCCTTTGTTAGCAATTT GTAATGTTCTTCTCTTGAGAAACAACTTGAATCTAAATCCGGACTGTTATGAGGTGTCGCAAGAGAGATTGATGTCTCTCGTGGTCGACAGACTGATTGATTCCAATAGTAAAGTCAAT AACAAAGATGAAGGATATATTGAGAATCAACAACAGAACATTGCTGATGCAATTGATCTTCTTCCACGCCTTACGACTGGAATTGATGTCAATATTAAATTCAGGAG gattgatgattttgagtTTACACCTGAATGTGCAATATTTGATTTACTAGACATTCCTTTATATCATGGATGGATAGTTGATCCCCAG GATGTCGAAGCAGCCAATGCAATTGGCAGCAAGTCATATAATGCTCTAATGGGTGAGCTAGTTGCACTGGAGACGCAGAATGTAGAGGCTCGAGGTGATCAAAATCCTGGAGAAGATTCTGTTGATTTTGCTGCGGCAACTACTGCAGCTTTAGGGGTCCCTTCACCATGTCTTTTGAAAACAAGATCTTTTGATGAATCTCCACCTGCTGCTGCAGAGCTTCACAGAATGAGAAAGGgtgatcttgaagaagaaacagagttgtTGCAAGCCTTGCAATTATCACAAGGGCAGGGTAATGATTCAGCTCCAAACACTCACGAATACTCAACCAATCAAGACTCTGCGTTCACATTTTCAGATGCAAGTCCAACTAGTACCCATTGTACTAATATCAGTCAGCTAGAACAGTTCAAATCTGATGATGATAAAGCATCAGAAAATGATAGGAATATGATCAAAGTTGGGGAATTTCAACCATCAATTACAACCAAAAGTGAGGATCATAACCATGTTCAATTATCTTCTAAGGAACCTGAATGTGAAGCGGCTTTTGATGTTGAGAATGTGAGTAGCAGCAAAGGGGCCATTGTCGATGCAACTTCTTCTGAGGGACTCTCTGTGGATAAGGCTAATATGGAGTCAACCAAAATGGAACAAAGTTCTGAGAGTTTACTCAAGTCTGATGCAGCTTCTATTGGTCCAG ATATTAGTTGCACATCTCACCATGACGATGTACCCAATGCTTTTACCTCCCCCGTATCTACGGATGAACCTATGTATGAAGGTGAGGAATGTGTAAACACAGTGGCTCCAGTTTGTGCAGACAAAGAACCCGTTTACGAAGGTGAGTCACTTCTTGGTAAAAGGGTTGGGAAGAATGTTGGTGATTGTTCTTCTGAAGGGAGGGCTATGGATGGGCTCTCTGCAAAAGAAG GTGAACTAATCAGGAACTTTATGAAGAATAGTGCCAGTCAATTAACCTTTTGTGG TCTCTTTCGCTTGCAAGAGGGTCTTAAAGAACGTGAACTCTGTGTTTTTTTCCGCAACAATCATTTCTGCACCATGTTCAAG TATGAAGGTGAACTTTATCTTTTGGCTACAGATCAAGGTTACCTGAATCAGCCTGATTTGGTTTGGGAAAAATTAAACGAG GTTAATGGCGACACTGCATTCATGACTGCCACCTTCAAGGACTTCAAAGTTGACAGCAGCACAGGTGGCGCAAGTGGCACATGGGATGAAAGAAACGCAGTCACAAATACTGCT GATTACCTTGCCAGCATCAACAATGTGGCGGACACAGACATAGATGTCAA CTCTGATCTACAACTGGCAATAGCTTTGCAACAACAAGAGTTCGAGGACCAGAGCCCACGCAGTAACCCAACTCCACAACCAACAGGTGTTGCTTCCTCACGATTGGTCACTGGTCCACAG GTACCAAGGAGCAGCCATAGGCCATCATCAGCTGCGTCTTCTAGACATGACGGCAAATCCCCTAAAGATAAAGATAGCAAATGTAGAGTCATGTAA